Proteins encoded within one genomic window of Macaca fascicularis isolate 582-1 chromosome 16, T2T-MFA8v1.1:
- the KLHL11 gene encoding kelch-like protein 11, translating to MAAAAVAAAAAAAAAASLQVLEMESMETAAAGSAGLAAEVRGSGTVDFGPGPGISAMEASGGDPGPEAEDFECSSHCSELSWRQNEQRRQGLFCDITLCFGGAGGREFRAHRSVLAAATEYFTPLLSGQFSESRSGRVEMRKWSSEPGPEPDTVEAVIEYMYTGRIRVSTGSVHEVLELADRFLLIRLKEFCGEFLKKKLHLSNCVAIHSLAHMYTLSQLALKAADMIRRNFHKVIQDEEFYTLPFHLIRDWLSDLEITVDSEEVLFETVLKWVQRNAEERERYFEELFKLLRLSQMKPTYLTRHVKPERLVANNEVCVKLVADAVERHALRAENIQSGTCQHPTSHVSLLPRYGQNMDVIMVIGGVSEGGDYLSECVGYFVDEDRWVNLPHIHNHLDGHAVAVTESYVYVAGSMEPGFAKTVERYNPNLNTWEHVCSLMTRKHSFGLTEVKGKLYSIGGHGNFSPGFKDVTVYNPELDKWHNLESAPKILRDVKALAIEDRFVYIAARTPVDRDTEDGLKAVITCYDTETRQWQDVESLPLIDNYCFFQMSVVNSNFYQTASCCPKSYCLENEEAVRKIASQVSDEILESLPPEVLSIEGAAICYYKDDVFIIGGWKNSDDIDKQYRKEAYRYCAERKRWMLLPPMPQPRCRATACHVRIPYRYLHGTQRYPMPQNLMWQKDRIRQMQEIHRHALNMRRVPSSQIEC from the exons ATGGCGGCTGCGgcagtggcggcggcggcggcggcggccgcggctgCATCTCTTCAGGTGCTGGAGATGGAGAGCATGGAGACGGCCGCTGCCGGCTCGGCAGGCCTGGCCGCCGAGGTCCGAGGCAGCGGCACGGTGGACTTCGGGCCTGGGCCAGGGATCTCTGCAATGGAGGCGAGCGGGGGCGATCCGGGCCCAGAAGCCGAGGATTTCGAGTGCAGCTCTCACTGTTCAGAGCTGTCCTGGCGGCAGAACGAGCAGCGACGCCAGGGCCTCTTCTGCGACATTACCCTGTGCTTCGGCGGGGCTGGAGGCCGCGAGTTCCGGGCCCACCGCTCGGTACTGGCTGCCGCCACCGAGTACTTCACGCCCCTGCTCTCGGGCCAGTTTTCCGAGTCCCGCTCGGGACGGGTGGAGATGCGCAAGTGGAGCTCCGAGCCGGGGCCCGAACCCGACACTGTGGAAGCCGTTATCGAGTACATGTACACCGGGCGCATCCGCGTCAGCACGGGCAGCGTGCACGAGGTGCTGGAGTTGGCCGACAG gTTCCTACTCATTCGTTTAAAAGAATTTTGTGGAGAATTTCTCAAGAAAAAACTTCATCTCTCAAATTGTGTGGCAATTCATAGCTTAGCCCACATGTACACCCTGAGCCAACTTGCTTTGAAGGCTGCTGATATGATACGGAGAAATTTCCACAAAGTGATTCAGGATGAAGAATTTTATACGTTACCTTTCCATCTCATTAGAGACTGGCTTTCAGATTTGGAAATTACAGTTGATTCTGAAGAGGTTCTCTTTGAAACCGTTTTGAAATGGGTTCAGAGAAAtgctgaagagagagagagatactttGAAGAACTTTTTAAATTGCTCAGGTTGTCCCAGATGAAACCTACCTACCTTACTCGACATGTCAAACCAGAGAGGCTGGTAGCCAATAATGAAGTTTGTGTCAAGTTGGTGGCTGACGCAGTGGAGAGACATGCTCTGAGAGCTGAGAATATACAATCGGGCACATGCCAGCACCCCACTTCTCATGTCTCACTATTGCCTCGTTATGGGCAAAACATGGATGTGATCATGGTTATTGGAGGTGTGTCAGAAGGAGGGGACTATTTAAGTGAATGTGTGGGGTATTTTGTTGATGAGGACAGATGGGTAAACCTGCCACATATTCATAATCACCTCGATGGACATGCTGTTGCAGTAACAGAATCCTACGTGTATGTTGCTGGATCAATGGAGCCAGGGTTTGCTAAAACTGTTGAAAGGTATAACCCAAATTTGAATACTTGGGAACATGTTTGTAGTCTGATGACAAGAAAGCATTCTTTTGGACTAACAGAAGTCAAAGGGAAGCTCTATAGCATTGGAGGACATGGCAACTTTAGTCCTGGTTTTAAAGATGTGACTGTTTATAATCCTGAGCTTGATAAATGGCACAACTTGGAATCGGCACCAAAGATTCTTCGAGATGTCAAAGCACTAGCCATTGAAGACCGGTTTGTATACATTGCCGCCCGCACTCCTGTAGATCGGGacactgaagatggattaaaggctgtAATTACTTGCTATGATACAGAGACTCGACAGTGGCAAGATGTGGAATCTTTGCCCCTTATTGACAATTACTGCTTTTTCCAAATGTCTGTGGTCAATTCAAACTTTTATCAGACAGCATCATGTTGTCCCAAGAGTTATTGTTTAGAAAACGAAGAAGCAGTAAGAAAAATTGCCAGCCAAGTGTCTGATGAGATCCTTGAAAGCTTGCCTCCAGAAGTTCTAAGCATTGAAGGAGCAGCCATTTGCTATTACAAAGATGATGTCTTCATTATAGGAGGCTGGAAAAACAGTGATGATATTGATAAACAGTATCGGAAAGAAGCCTACCGATACTGTGCTGAGAGGAAGAGGTGGATGCTTCTTCCTCCTATGCCACAAC